The DNA region TGAAGGCAACATGGCCAACTGAATTATGTCCTAAACAAGTTAGAGTAAAAATGAATGATGATGGTGAAAAAACTGAGTTGTGAAATATTTTCTCACCCAGCTTCTGTGTTGGGTTGATATTCTCCACATCGTCACCATTGATGTTGACCAGGATAGTCTGAATGGTGCAGTTAGACAGACCAGGGTCCAGACAGGTTGCTGCAAGCACAGCAATAATGTTAGCCAAAACAAACTTATCAGTCTACTTAAAAACCTTATCGCTCTTATTGGAATTTTCAAAGATAAAATGTGTATGGAAACTTCATCCTGCCGATCCCTGAATTTCTGCAGTATGGTGTGTAATAGTACCTGGAGTGACTCCTACTACTTCTCCTGTGTAACCAGTTTCCTCCTTCAGTTCCCTCAGTGCAGCCGCCTCGGCAGTTTCCCCCTCATCGATCAATcctaaacaacagaaaaataacagTGCCAACTTGGAGATGATTAAGCACTTTTCATTAGCCTGGAACATACTCCATCATCGAGCACATCATGAGTGAAAAAACTGACCTGCAGGAAACTCCAGAGTGCAGCATCCCAGAGGAGGGCGGAACTGCTTCACCATCACTACGCAGTCCTTATGCAGCGTCCGTTTCAGCAGAGCGATTATTCCCACACCTGGAGGAAATATGTGTTATGCCTTCAATAACTCTGGCAAAAGCTGAACAACCAGAAAATGAAAGAAGATATGCTCACCATCTGCTTCAGTGTTGGCCCGCCTCGTTGTCCGTTTCACAGTCTCCCAAGTTCTGGAGGTTTAAAACAGGTAATCAAAGTAGTTTAAGGGTGGACCTGTTGTGCTGTTCTACCATCCTTCCTCTTCCAGTTAAgctaactttcttctgattggctgcccatCAAAATCAACATTTTTGAACAGTTGGTGGGTGAGGCTCCTGAGAGGAAACATCCACATAACCATCTACTGACATCGTACAGAgacaagagcagaaaaaaacctctctgaaactgagtgtttcagacaGGTTTGTACGTTGCTAAGAGTAAAAATGAATGATggtgaaaaaaactgaattatgTGTCTAAGTCGCTGGgtagcagtctaagcagagatgcTCAGACTTCCTTCTTCCTAGCCACCTCTTCCAAGTCTTCCATTGGAAAGAGTTTTTCCCAATCCATCTGAGAGACATAACCTCCACAGCAAATCCTAGGTCTACCCTGGGGTCTCCTCCAAGTAAGACATACCTTGCCTAGAAGGGACCCAGGCACTATCTTAGATGCTCAAACCACTTCAGACGACTCCTTTGTGGAGAGGCAGCGCTTCTACCCTGAGCCCCTTCTCGCCCTCAGCTCAGCCACCACTTGGAGGATGCTTATTTCCAGAGTGTGGATTCGCGATCTCATTCTTTCCATTGCTACCCATAGACCATTGGTGGGGGTAGGGATGTAGCGCTAACAGTACCGTTGCTTTCACATTTGGCTCTCTCTTCAGCTCAACAGACCAGCAATGTGTTCTGTGTTATTCTATCAAGCTACTCTATTTTATTTAA from Pelmatolapia mariae isolate MD_Pm_ZW linkage group LG17, Pm_UMD_F_2, whole genome shotgun sequence includes:
- the nudt5 gene encoding ADP-sugar pyrophosphatase isoform X1, with the translated sequence MSNHEEPKDTAAPHIVKEELIAAGKWVKLEKTTYVDPAGNTRTWETVKRTTRRANTEADGVGIIALLKRTLHKDCVVMVKQFRPPLGCCTLEFPAGLIDEGETAEAAALRELKEETGYTGEVVGVTPATCLDPGLSNCTIQTILVNINGDDVENINPTQKLGEKIFHNSVFSPSSFIFTLTCLGHNSVGHVAFITFLRFTYKQNSCAVI
- the nudt5 gene encoding ADP-sugar pyrophosphatase isoform X2 — encoded protein: MSNHEEPKDTAAPHIVKEELIAAGKWVKLEKTTYVDPAGNTRTWETVKRTTRRANTEADGVGIIALLKRTLHKDCVVMVKQFRPPLGCCTLEFPAGLIDEGETAEAAALRELKEETGYTGEVVGVTPATCLDPGLSNCTIQTILVNINGDDVENINPTQKLDDGEFVEVILLPLDEFQTKIDDLLQKEKIMVDARVYIFAMGMAQAFFKPRELPVLKQ